In the Ilumatobacteraceae bacterium genome, one interval contains:
- the dapF gene encoding diaminopimelate epimerase — protein MSTLTLTKHHGLGNDFLVVFHPDVDDLPALARELCDRRRGIGADGLLVATAADGYAARMELFNADGSRAEMSGNGIRCFAQALAARRGVLTRQNILTDAGDRVVELHATDDPRTIMASVSMGSIDPIAQPAGWDDLGCHPDRPVAHVSLGNPHSVVGVDDVDEVDLAVLGAKVAQVNLEIVAPGERQDEIRMRVHERGAGITEACGTGACAAAHAAAKWGLATPLDGKLVVHMDGGRATVELDRPEPGSVTLIGPATHIATIEISTT, from the coding sequence ATGAGCACACTCACATTGACCAAGCACCACGGCCTCGGCAACGACTTCCTCGTCGTGTTCCATCCCGACGTCGACGACCTGCCGGCGCTGGCCCGTGAGCTGTGCGATCGTCGGCGTGGCATCGGTGCCGACGGACTGCTCGTCGCAACGGCGGCCGACGGATACGCCGCCCGGATGGAACTCTTCAACGCCGACGGCAGCCGCGCCGAGATGAGCGGGAACGGCATCCGCTGTTTTGCGCAGGCGCTGGCAGCGCGACGCGGTGTGCTGACCCGACAGAACATCCTGACCGACGCCGGTGACCGTGTCGTCGAACTCCACGCGACCGACGATCCGCGCACGATCATGGCGTCGGTGTCGATGGGCTCGATCGACCCGATCGCCCAACCCGCCGGGTGGGACGATCTCGGCTGCCATCCCGACCGCCCGGTCGCCCACGTCAGCCTCGGCAATCCGCACAGTGTGGTCGGGGTCGACGACGTCGACGAGGTCGACCTCGCGGTCCTCGGGGCCAAGGTCGCCCAGGTGAACCTCGAGATCGTCGCCCCGGGCGAACGACAGGACGAGATCCGGATGCGGGTTCACGAACGCGGTGCCGGCATCACCGAGGCGTGCGGCACGGGTGCGTGTGCGGCTGCGCACGCCGCCGCGAAGTGGGGCCTTGCCACCCCGCTCGACGGGAAACTGGTGGTGCACATGGACGGCGGGCGTGCCACGGTGGAACTCGACCGGCCGGAGCCCGGCAGCGTGACGCTGATCGGCCCGGCCACCCACATCGCGACGATCGAGATCAGCACCACGTGA
- the miaA gene encoding tRNA (adenosine(37)-N6)-dimethylallyltransferase MiaA, with amino-acid sequence MSPPRPMRVAVVGPTASGKSSVAMAAASQVPGVDLVSVDSMQVYRGMDIGTAKPSASERAAVRHHLIDLVDPDADFTVAEFQRAYRDAVDEIAVRRGSALLVGGTGLYHRAVIDDLDLPGEWPDVRARLLEEVADRGATALHARLAELDPVAAARMEPTNERRIVRALEVCEGSGRPFSSFGPGLDAYPPTPIAQIGLRWDRSVLADRIETRVHRMMADGLLAEVEALAGRGLSRTARQALGYKELLAHLGAECSLDEAVDQIVVRTRQFAVRQLRWFGRDPRVRWVDVEHDPVAEATPTVVAALSS; translated from the coding sequence ATGAGTCCTCCCCGGCCGATGCGCGTCGCGGTGGTGGGTCCGACGGCCTCGGGCAAGTCGTCGGTGGCGATGGCCGCCGCGTCCCAGGTGCCAGGGGTCGACCTCGTGTCGGTCGACTCGATGCAGGTGTACCGGGGGATGGACATCGGCACGGCCAAGCCGTCGGCGTCGGAGCGGGCGGCGGTGCGGCACCACCTGATCGACCTCGTCGACCCCGACGCCGACTTCACGGTCGCCGAGTTCCAACGTGCGTACCGCGACGCGGTCGACGAGATCGCCGTCCGGCGCGGCTCGGCACTGCTCGTGGGTGGAACCGGTCTCTACCACCGGGCCGTGATCGACGACCTGGACCTGCCGGGAGAGTGGCCCGACGTGCGCGCCCGTCTCCTCGAGGAGGTCGCCGACCGGGGCGCGACCGCGTTGCACGCCCGGCTGGCCGAACTCGACCCGGTGGCGGCCGCCCGGATGGAACCGACCAACGAGCGGCGGATCGTGCGGGCGTTGGAGGTCTGCGAGGGGAGCGGGCGTCCGTTCAGCTCCTTCGGGCCCGGCCTCGACGCCTACCCGCCGACACCGATCGCTCAGATCGGCCTCCGGTGGGATCGGTCGGTGCTCGCCGACCGCATCGAGACCCGGGTGCACCGCATGATGGCCGACGGATTGCTCGCCGAGGTCGAGGCGCTCGCCGGTCGTGGCCTGTCGCGGACCGCCCGGCAGGCGCTCGGCTACAAGGAACTCCTCGCTCACCTCGGCGCCGAGTGCTCGCTCGACGAGGCGGTCGATCAGATCGTGGTTCGCACCCGCCAGTTCGCAGTTCGCCAACTCAGGTGGTTCGGGCGCGACCCTCGCGTCCGGTGGGTCGACGTCGAGCACGACCCGGTGGCCGAAGCCACGCCGACGGTGGTTGCCGCACTGAGCTCGTGA